In a genomic window of Polyodon spathula isolate WHYD16114869_AA chromosome 21, ASM1765450v1, whole genome shotgun sequence:
- the LOC121296067 gene encoding transmembrane protein 220-like: protein MSKQNNVKLDSHSSCSHIMWRSCNLCMSVFFALAAYVQINDPDAAIWMAAYTIPAGLCFGVSLKPRITETLIWRKLGDLHMFLCTTVAGILGWSLYNSATKNIIHEEEGRECFGLVLIAVWLLLCRHSEKSGVGGLRLLTAVAITIFPFVAWLYYYINKELRSSWPSHCKTAL from the exons atgagcaAGCAGAATAATGTAAAACTTGACAGTCATTCGTCATGTTCTCATATTATGTGGAGAAGCTGCAATCTGTGCATGTCTGTCTTTTTTGCATTAGCGGCATATGTGCAG attaatGACCCAGATGCAGCCATTTGGATG GCAGCATATACCATCCCAGCTGGTTTATGTTTTGGGGTCAGCCTCAAACCTAGGATTACAG AGACTTTAATCTGGAGAAAACTGGGCGATCTGCACATGTTTCTTTGTACCACAGTTGCTGGTATCTTGGGATGGTCTCTGTACAATAGTGCAACAAAGAACATTATCCATGAAGAAGAAGGAAG ggaGTGTTTTGGTTTGGTATTAATAGCAGTATGGCTTCTTCTTTGTCGACATTCAGAAAA GAGCGGAGTTGGTGGCTTAAGACTTTTGACTGCAGTTGCTATCACCATATTTCCATTTGTGGCTTGGCTATATTATTACATTAACAAAGAACTGAGGTCCAGCTGGCCCTCACACTGCAAAACTGCACTGTAG